The following proteins come from a genomic window of Sorghum bicolor cultivar BTx623 chromosome 3, Sorghum_bicolor_NCBIv3, whole genome shotgun sequence:
- the LOC8054374 gene encoding pentatricopeptide repeat-containing protein At3g54980, mitochondrial gives MRPPRLLAAASSLFPRRSLNTAAAATSTSTAAPSSPAPPPQSAAQPLSTQFSRPSAARVHGVADDLASSLRALLASSPDGPHAFHLLRSAALDTRLPPNELVDAVLSVADAGSPAAATLLSHVLTCLSSAARDCAAAVAAYSRMVTRGVVPDAKSRTDLLVATARGASAADALTLFDEMRCKGYYADAKMYDVVMRACVVGRMHGDAVRLFDEMAGAGVKPDERVYAITITGLCKLRDADRAVQVLGKMREAGLKPRDFTYNSVVDVLVKVGRMDEALRLKDQMLLATGKKMDVFLATTLMQGYCLHGEIGKALDLFDEAVRDGVTPTNVTYTVLIKGCDAEGMTDETYKLCRQMIEQGLLPSTYEFNLVIKGLLRNKQWEDAIALFDLVVDTGVPDVFTYGCLIHWLSKHHKVHEAVNLWDKMKEAGVKPSIVTCHSLLLGYCEKGCMDEALKLYSEMPGKGFPPNEVTYTTLMKGYIKKKAFDKAYALLNEMHQNGVSCGEYTYNILINGLCMVDRVCEVDEMLKRFVSEGFVPTTMTYNSIINGFVKAGMMGSALAMYRQMCEKGITPNIVTYTSFIDGYCRTNCCDLAVKLLIYMRCNGIHPDIAAYNAFINMFCKQGNMSHALHFLVLLLKDGLTPNVTVYNSFVTGYKNLKMMAEASKFYYSMIKQRIAADTEIYTTLIDGFSKVGNVAFALELYSEMLANHNIPDDKTFTALTHGLCRSGDIDGAKRLLDDMTRLDVCPNTVTYNMLINAHIRDGKLQEAFQLHDKMLSSGVVPDDTTYNIFPLTCNS, from the coding sequence ATGCGCCCGCCACGGCTCCTAGCCGCCGCCTCCTCACTGTTCCCACGGCGCAGCCTtaacaccgccgccgccgccacctccacctccaccgcgGCACCTTCCTCTCCGGCCCCGCCGCCGCAGAGCGCCGCCCAGCCCCTCTCCACCCAATTCTCCAGACCATCCGCCGCCCGTGTTCACGGCGTCGCCGATGACCTCGCTTCCTCCCTCCGCGCACTCCTCGCATCCTCGCCCGACGGCCCGCACGCCTTCCACCTGCTACGTTCCGCTGCGCTGGATACGCGCCTCCCGCCGAACGAGCTCGTCGACGCCGTCCTCTCCGTCGCAGACGCTGGCTCGCCGGCCGCGGCCACGCTCCTCAGTCACGTCCTCACCTGCCTCTCCAGCGCCGCCCGCGACTGCGCGGCCGCCGTGGCCGCATACTCTCGCATGGTCACGAGGGGCGTTGTCCCGGACGCCAAATCTCGCACCGACCTGCTCGTCGCCACGGCACGGGGCGCATCGGCTGCGGATGCGCTCACGCTGTTCGACGAGATGCGGTGCAAGGGGTACTACGCGGATGCTAAGATGTACGACGTCGTGATGCGGGCCTGCGTCGTGGGACGGATGCACGGTGACGCCGTCAGGCTGTTCGACGAAATGGCCGGTGCCGGAGTCAAGCCTGACGAGCGCGTTTATGCCATCACAATCACAGGTTTGTGCAAGCTACGCGATGCAGACCGGGCAGTCCAGGTGCTGGGGAAGATGAGGGAGGCAGGGTTGAAGCCACGGGATTTTACCTACAATTCTGTGGTGGATGTGCTTGTGAAGGTGGGGAGGATGGATGAGGCATTGCGGCTGAAGGATCAGATGCTGCtggccacggggaagaagatggatGTGTTTCTCGCGACGACGTTGATGCAGGGATATTGCTTGCATGGAGAAATTGGGAAAGCATTAGATTTGTTTGATGAGGCTGTCAGGGATGGTGTGACACCGACCAATGTGACATATACGGTCCTGATCAAAGGTTGTGATGCAGAGGGGATGACAGATGAGACATATAAGCTATGCCGCCAGATGATAGAGCAGGGATTGTTGCCGAGCACATATGAGTTCAATTTGGTGATCAAAGGCCTCTTAAGAAACAAACAGTGGGAGGATGCCATTGCCTTGTTTGATCTTGTGGTTGATACTGGGGTACCAGATGTCTTCACATATGGTTGTCTAATTCATTGGCTCAGTAAGCATCACAAAGTCCACGAGGCAGTCAACTTATGGGATAAGATGAAGGAAGCAGGAGTCAAACCTTCTATTGTGACATGCCACAGCCTGCTGCTGGGGTACTGTGAGAAAGGGTGCATGGATGAAGCACTTAAGTTATACTCTGAGATGCCTGGTAAAGGATTCCCACCTAATGAGGTCACTTACACAACTCTGATGAAAGGGTACATCAAGAAGAAAGCTTTTGACAAGGCCTATGCCCTTCTTAATGAAATGCATCAGaatggagtttcttgtggtgagTATACGTATAACATTTTAATAAATGGACTTTGCATGGTCGATCGTGTTTGTGAAGTTGATGAAATGTTGAAGAGATTTGTAAGTGAAGGTTTTGTTCCAACCACAATGACATACAATAGTATCATTAATGGATTTGTGAAAGCTGGTATGATGGGCTCTGCATTGGCTATGTACCGGCAGATGTGTGAGAAAGGTATAACCCCCAATATAGTGACATATACCAGTTTTATAGATGGTTACTGTAGGACCAACTGCTGTGATCTCGCAGTGAAGCTGCTCATTTACATGAGGTGCAATGGCATTCATCCTGACATTGCTGCATACAATGCTTTCATAAATATGTTTTGCAAACAGGGGAATATGTCTCATGCACTACATTTTTTGGTTCTTCTGTTGAAAGATGGTTTAACACCAAATGTCACTGTCTACAATAGTTTTGTTACAGGGTACAAGAATTTGAAAATGATGGCAGAAGCTTCGAAGTTCTATTATAGCATGATCAAACAAAGAATTGCTGCTGATACAGAAATCTATACAACCTTAATTGATGGGTTCTCAAAAGTTGGCAATGTAGCCTTTGCTTTGGAACTGTACTCAGAGATGTTGGCCAATCACAATATTCCTGATGATAAAACTTTCACAGCGCTAACCCACGGTCTTTGCCGAAGTGGAGACATTGATGGTGCTAAGAGGTTATTGGACGATATGACAAGATTAGATGTGTGTCCAAATACTGTTACTTATAACATGCTGATAAATGCACACATCCGTGATGGTAAGCTGCAAGAGGCATTCCAATTGCATGATAAGATGCTCAGCAGCGGAGTCGTGCCTGATGATACTACATATAACATATTCCCTCTGACCTGTAATAGTTGA
- the LOC110434221 gene encoding uncharacterized protein LOC110434221, with protein sequence MHRSASYYLQSSSSSSSSSSTGAAAPGPSSTAGAMDVDQLPTYDPRSDVAKKEALDASRADLARALVHLIPVVVLLCGLLLWSLSNTHVPEFGVLTEKGDGRTTTVARVMIMPQNSGSASSWKGGSVTTSATKDSDPIDKAHGNGTKRRLLLRTEMERGKQSKPLMHFRVNK encoded by the exons ATGCACCGGTCGGCGAGCTACTACCtgcagtcgtcgtcgtcgtcgtcgtcgtcgtcgtcgaccggggcggcggcgccggggcCGAGCTCGACGGCGGGCGCGATGGACGTGGACCAGCTGCCGACGTATGACCCGCGGTCGGACGTGGCCAAGAAGGAGGCCCTGGATGCCTCGCGCGCCGACCTCGCTCGCGCCCTCGTCCACCTCATCCCCGTCGTCGTGCTCCTCTGCGGCCTTCTCCTCTGGTCGCTTTCCAACACCCATGTCCCAG AGTTTGGTGTCCTGACAGAGAAAGGAGACGGCCGCACGACGACGGTTGCCCGTGTCATGATAATGCCACAAAACAGTGGATCTGCATCGAGCTGGAAAGGCGGATCAGTTACGACGAGCGCGACGAAGGATTCAGATCCCATAGACAAGGCTCATGGAAATGGAACAAAGAGAAGGCTGTTGTTGAGAACCGAAATGGAGCGTGGCAAACAATCTAAACCACTCATGCACTTCAGGgtcaataaataa
- the LOC8054376 gene encoding putative cytochrome c oxidase subunit 5b-like, protein MWRRLHTLAPALRRATAAAAGAPAAPASSAARAAPLSSAAAAFRRTSPLLSEDKPAKVEDVMPIATGLEREELEAELQGKKRFDMDPPVGPFGTKEAPAVIESYYNKRIVGCPGGEGEDEHDVVWFWLKKDEPHECPVCSQYFVLKVIGDGGDPDGHDDEDDGHH, encoded by the exons ATGTGGCGCCGCCTGCACACCCTAGCCCCCGCCTTGCGCAGGGcaaccgccgccgctgccggggcccccgcggcgcccgcctcctcTGCAGCCCGCGCCGCGCCGCTCTCCTCGGCGGCCGCCGCCTTCCGCCGCACCAGCCCGCTCCTCTCAG AGGACAAGCCGGCGAAGGTGGAGGACGTCATGCCCATCGCCACGGGGCTCGAGCGGGAGGAGCTGGAGGCCGAGCTCCAG gggaagaagcggttTGACATGGATCCACCGGTCGGTCCCTTCGGTACCAAG GAGGCACCAGCTGTCATCGAGTCCTACTATAACAAGCGGATAGTCGGTTGCCCTGGTGGTGAGGGAG AGGATGAACATGATGTTGTATGGTTCTGGTTGAAAAAAGATGAGCCTCATGAGTGTCCAGTCTGCTCGCAATACTTTGTG CTTAAGGTCATCGGTGATGGTGGAGATCCTGATGGTCATgacgatgaagatgatggacatCACTAA
- the LOC8084816 gene encoding acyl-protein thioesterase 1 homolog 1, whose amino-acid sequence MSYGGSSSGGRGGRRVEYGRTYVVRPKGRHLATIVWLHGLGDNGSSWSQLLDSLPLPNVKWICPTAPTRPVAAFGGFPCTAWFDVDETSLDGHADVEGLDASAAHVANLLSSEPSDVSLGIGGFSMGAAAALHSAACYAYGRFTNNIAYPINLRVVVGLSGWLPCSRTLRSKIESSQLALRKASSLPILLNHGIADEVVTYRNGERSAEILRNSGFQYTYFKPYNGLGHYTIPEEMDDVSKWLRSTLGL is encoded by the exons ATGAGCTATGGGGGCAGCTCTTCTG GCGGGCGAGGGGGGAGGCGTGTGGAGTACGGGCGGACGTACGTGGTGAGGCCCAAGGGGAGGCACCTGGCCACCATTGTGTGGCTCCATGGCCTCGGCGACAATGGCTCCAG CTGGTCCCAGCTCCTGGATTCTCTTCCACTGCCCAAT GTTAAATGGATTTGCCCTACTGCACCAACACGGCCTGTCGCGGCTTTCGGTGGATTCCCTTGCACTGCAT GGTTTGATGTGGACGAAACTTCATTGGATGGCCATGCTGATGTCGAAGGCCTGGATGCTTCTGCTGCGCATGTGGCAAACCTACTGTCCTCAGAGCCATCTGATG TGAGCCTTGGGATAGGAGGGTTCAGCATGGGTGCTGCCGCTGCCCTCCACTCTGCTGCATGCTACGCTTATGGGAGATTCACAAATAACATTGCCTATCCGATAAACCTCCGCGTCGTCGTTGGTTTAAGTGGCTGGCTTCCTTGCTCAAG GACCCTAAGGAGCAAGATTGAGAGCTCACAGCTTGCTCTTAGAAAAGCTTCTAGCTTGCCAATCCTGCTCAACCATGGAATAG CCGATGAGGTTGTCACCTACAGGAACGGTGAAAGGTCAGCTGAGATTCTACGGAACTCGGGATTCCAGTATACCTATTTCAAACCCTACAATGG ACTTGGTCACTATACTATCCCAGAAGAGATGGACGACGTCAGCAAGTGGCTGAGGTCAACGTTGGGACTTTGA
- the LOC8054375 gene encoding tRNA (cytosine(38)-C(5))-methyltransferase, producing MEAPAPWRVLEFYSGIGGMRYSLMASGVRAEVVEAFDINDVANDVYEHNFGHRPCQGNIQTLTASDLDKYKAHAWLLSPPCQPYTRQGLQKHSADARAFSFIKILNLMQDMSYPPQMLFVENVVGFEVSDTHDQLLEVLSSLNFNTQEFILSPLQFGVPYSRPRYFCLAKREPMRFRNASVNNKLLQTPMCLSMTLNSTSQGSDHQTEEELEPVCKPIKDFLVKEADGGTRNESVLQAYMVPVNLIERWGNAMDIVYPESKRCCCFTKSYYRYVKGTGSLLATSENIKWVPEEKLQVSSLKELGLRYFTPREVANFHSFPSSFYFPDHISLKQQYAMLGNSLSIAVVGPLLCYLFAEA from the exons ATGGAGGCGCCGGCACCATGGAGAGTGCTCGAGTTCTACAGCGGCATCGGCGGCATG AGGTACTCGCTGATGGCGTCGGGCGTGCGGGCGGAGGTGGTGGAAGCCTTCGACATCAACGACGTCGCAAATGACGTCTATGAGCACAACTTCGGCCACCGCCCCTGCCAG GGGAACATTCAAACGCTCACTGCTAGTGACTTAGACAAATACAAGGCACATGCATGGCTTCTTTCTCCTCCATGCCAGCCATACACACGGCAAG GACTTCAGAAGCACTCAGCTGATGCTCGTGCATTTTCATTCATCAAGATTCTCAACCTCATGCAAGACATGAGCTATCCTCCACAAATGTTATTTGTGGAAAATGTAGTTGGATTCGAG GTGTCTGATACACATGATCAATTGCTGGAGGTCCTTTCAAGTCTCaattttaacacacaagaattcaTCCTGAGCCCTTTACAGTTTGGTGTCCCATATTCTAGACCTCGCTACTTCTGTTTG GCAAAACGAGAACCTATGCGGTTTCGAAATGCATCGGTCAACAATAAGTTGCTCCAGACACCTATGTGCCTAAGCATGACACTGAACAGTACATCACAAGGTAGTGACCACCAAACTGAAGAAGAGCTCGAGCCAGTTTGTAAGCCAATAAAAGATTTTCTTG TCAAGGAGGCTGATGGAGGCACTCGAAATGAGTCAGTTTTGCAAGCTTACATGGTTCCAGTAAACTTGATTGAGCGGTGGGGGAACGCTATGG ATATTGTATACCCTGAATCTAAGCGGTGCTGCTGTTTCACTAAAAGCTACTATCGTTATGTGAAGGGGACAGGCTCCTTGTTGGCTACATCTGAA AACATCAAATGGGTTCCTGAAGAGAAGCTTCAAGTTTCTTCCCTGAAGGAGTTGGGCCTACGATATTTCACCCCTCGAGAG GTTGCCAATTTCCATTCCTTCCCTTCAAGTTTCTACTTCCCAGATCACATAAGCCTCAAGCAACA GTATGCTATGCTGGGTAATAGTCTGAGTATAGCAGTTGTGGGTCCTTTGCTATGttatctctttgctgaggcctgA
- the LOC110433839 gene encoding uncharacterized protein LOC110433839 — MPKDRSSRVSSYESRRARASPYFSASHGQSSSSRRSEESPAAAAAAAAKQAAEWEDVRCPVCMDHPHNAVLLVCSSHEKGCRPFMCDTSSRHSNCYDQYRKASKDSSKDSGTECSECQQQVQLSCPLCRGPVSDCIKDYDARKYMNTKVRSCTMESCEFRGAYQELRKHARVEHPAARPMEVDPERQRDWRRMEQQRDLGDLMSMLRSGFSSNIEEDGAGLGAIEEGEEEAERTPTAITMVFIMPSRGSIMQYLTERSRAIILVSRRRASSGSGDAEATAPDGEEGDDPMPSAEASAGSQHASEEEEADGDPAQ, encoded by the coding sequence ATGCCGAAGGACAGGAGCTCCCGCGTTTCCTCTTATGAGAGCCGTCGGGCTCGTGCCTCCCCATACTTCTCAGCGTCTCATGGACAGAGCAGTTCTTCTCGCCGGTCCGAAGAGTCTCCTGCGGctgcagcagcggcagcagcgAAGCAAGCTGCAGAGTGGGAGGATGTTCGGTGCCCAGTCTGCATGGATCACCCGCACAATGCTGTCCTGCTGGTCTGCTCGTCGCATGAGAAGGGCTGCCGCCCCTTCATGTGTGACACCAGCTCGCGGCACTCCAATTGCTACGACCAGTACCGAAAGGCCTCCAAGGATTCCTCCAAGGATTCAGGGACAGAGTGCAGTGAGTGCCAGCAGCAGGTTCAGCTCTCCTGCCCACTGTGCCGTGGGCCAGTCAGCGATTGCATCAAGGACTATGATGCGCGAAAGTACATGAACACCAAGGTCCGATCGTGCACCATGGAGTCGTGTGAGTTCAGGGGCGCCTACCAGGAGCTGAGGAAGCATGCTAGGGTGGAGCATCCAGCAGCGAGGCCAATGGAGGTAGACCCTGAACGGCAGCGGGATTGGCGCCGGATGGAGCAGCAGCGGGACCTTGGGGACTTGATGAGCATGCTGCGTTCAGGGTTCAGCAGCAATATTGAGGAAGACGGTGCTGGACTTGGGGCTATTGAAGAAggggaagaggaagctgaaaggACTCCAACCGCCATAACAATGGTCTTCATCATGCCATCTAGAGGCTCGATCATGCAGTACTTAACAGAACGCAGTAGGGCGATCATTCTGGTCAGTCGGAGGCGAGCAAGCAGTGGCAGTGGTGACGCTGAAGCCACAGCACCAGATGGCGAGGAAGGTGATGACCCTATGCCATCGGCCGAGGCATCTGCTGGTTCACAGCATGCTTCTGAAGAAGAGGAGGCTGACGGTGACCCCGCGCAATGA